A region from the Silene latifolia isolate original U9 population chromosome 7, ASM4854445v1, whole genome shotgun sequence genome encodes:
- the LOC141590231 gene encoding uncharacterized protein LOC141590231, translated as MKLIDKITARIRSWGARHLTYSGRLVLVNAVLSSLHSYWSSVFLIPNGILKKIDNICRNYLWGGKDTYMKSPNINWDTCCTPKDEGGLGIKASKLWNKSLLGKYVWWIAAKKDHLWVKWVNHVYMKGRDWTSYEPPSDCSWSWKKIASLFKTFAPAYVSGQWHGEDKNYEVSSGYNWLRDIKPKVEWRHVCWNRLNIPKTSFIYWAAVQGRLMTKDRLIRMGVGVDPACFMCANGDENHHHLFYTCCYSVQCFTLIQQALHTQLQPADLQVWFNKSHRGTKFQKRMVCAIYIAVIYGIWKARNKARVSDVVIRPTFLVKQILKDAMSRFWARNRGKLAKKEEDW; from the coding sequence ATGAAGCTCATTGATAAGATCACTGCAAGGATAAGATCTTGGGGGGCTAGACACCTCACTTACTCTGGGAGACTTGTTCTGGTTAATGCTGTTCTGTCAAGTCTTCACTCTTATTGGTCCTCAGTTTTCCTCATTCCTAATGGCATCTTGAAGAAAATTGACAACATTTGCAGGAACTATCTTTGGGGGGGCAAAGATACTTATATGAAATCTCCTAACATTAATTGGGATACCTGTTGCACTCCCAAAGATGAAGGAGGGCTTGGTATAAAGGCCTCTAAATTGTGGAACAAAAGCCTTTTGGGAAAATATGTGTGGTGGATTGCTGCCAAAAAGGATCATTTGTGGGTGAAATGGGTGAaccatgtgtatatgaaaggAAGAGATTGGACCAGCTATGAACCACCTAGTGACTGTAGCTGGTCTTGGAAAAAGATTGCTTCTCTTTTTAAGACTTTTGCACCTGCTTATGTTTCTGGACAATGGCATGGGGAGGACAAAAATTATGAGGTTAGCAGTGGTTATAACTGGCTGCGTGATATTAAACCCAAAGTGGAGTGGAGGCATGTTTGTTGGAACCGTCTGAACATACCAAAAACTTCATTCATTTATTGGGCAGCTGTTCAAGGAAGGCTTATGACCAAGGATCGTTTGATTAGAATGGGGGTTGGAGTGGATCCTGCATGTTTCATGTGTGCTAATGGTGATGAAAACCATCATCACTTGTTTTATACCTGCTGCTATAGTGTTCAATGCTTTACTCTGATTCAGCAGGCTCTTCATACTCAATTGCAGCCTGCAGACTTGCAGGTATGGTTTAATAAGAGTCATAGAGGGACTAAGTTTCAGAAAAGAATGGTGTGTGCTATCTATATTGCTGTGATATATGGCATTTGGAAAGCTAGGAACAAAGCTCGAGTTTCTGATGTGGTTATTCGGCCTACTTTCCTGGTCAAGCAAATTTTGAAGGATGCAATGAGTCGCTTCTGGGCAAGGAATAGAGGAAAGTTAGCAAAAAAGGAAGAAGATTGGTGA